Proteins encoded within one genomic window of Triticum aestivum cultivar Chinese Spring chromosome 2D, IWGSC CS RefSeq v2.1, whole genome shotgun sequence:
- the LOC123051989 gene encoding defective in cullin neddylation protein AAR3 yields MARPMGSSGFEAALAVCPAAAQAYSKYCGIVSGCTNANPREGLADLSRTIDNMEGMRDGIFGDIHKLMSVLEFDDVSQFNSFYDFVFFISRENGQKNITVQKALAAWRIVLVGRFRLLDRWCNFVEKYQRHNISEDAWQQLLAFSRCVNEDLEGYDPKGAWPVIIDDFVEHMHRIYRPSDCSSAMESQCSISNTFRGLNLLPGSKRKCPTQFNSSEESVELSEALRHSVQLTPSKRLKESSAPTRYGVWERDASTPFFNSTPDCREDMNLQNSRGCLQNSPRVIEDGFSKGFEGCISMKCSF; encoded by the exons ATGGCTCGGCCCATGGGATCCAGCGGCTTCGAGGCTGCCCTAGCCGtgtgccccgccgccgcccaggcCTACTCCAAGTACTGCG GTATTGTATCTGGATGCACAAATGCGAACCCAAGGGAAGGGTTGGCGGATCTTTCACGAACTATAGATAATATGGAAGGAATGAG GGATGGAATATTTGGTGATATTCACAAGCTCATGTCAGTTCTTGAGTTC GATGATGTGAGCCAATTCAATTCCTTCTATGATTTTGTCTTCTTCATTTCTCGTGAAAATGGCCAAAAGAATATTA CTGTTCAGAAGGCTCTTGCAGCATGGAGGATAGTTCTTGTTGGAAGGTTCCGATTGCTTGACCGGTGGTGTAACTTTGTTGAG AAGTACCAACGTCACAACATTTCTGAGGACGCCTGGCAGCAGCTACTAGCTTTCAGCAGGTGTGTAAACGAGGATCTGGAAGGTTATGATCCAAAAG GTGCTTGGCCTGTCATAATTGATGATTTTGTGGAGCACATGCACAG AATCTACCGCCCTAGTGACTGCTCCAGTGCAATGGAATCACAATGCAGCATTTCCAATACATTTAGAG GTCTAAATCTATTACCTGGATCAAAGAGGAAATGCCCTACTCAGTTTAACTCCAGTGAAGAGAGCGTAGAGCTCTCAGAAGCTCTTAGACACTCTGTCCAACTTACCCCGTCGAAGCGACTTAAGGAAAGTTCTGCGCCTACTAGATATGGTGTTTGGGAGCGAGACGCAAGTACCCCTTTCTTTAACAGCACACCAGATTGTCGCGAGGACATGAATTTACAGAACTCAAGAGGCTGCCTTCAGAACTCACCTCGTGTTATTGAGGATGGTTTTTCAAAAGGGTTCGAAGGTTGCATTTCAATGAAATGCTCATTTTAG